DNA sequence from the Methanolobus sp. ZRKC5 genome:
TGCGAACGACATCTTCGGCTCCGAAAAGGAAAACATCGTAGTCCTGTGAGCCTACAAGATCGGCATCCCCTTGGGAAACCATGAATGCAGCCTGTGCTTCTGCTTCGGATTCTGCCTGAATATGAGGAATACCCATAAGGTCGAGGAGTTTTTTGCATTCATCGAGTACCTGCGGGGTTATTCGGGAAGTTCCCTGTGCAAATTTCTTCATGTCCTCAACGTTACCTTCGTCCTTGGCAATCTCATATTTACGGGCTGCATTCTCTTTGCATTCCTTACGTTTTTCCAGTGTTTCCCTCTTCATCTCCGGTGGTTTCCCGTCAAAAATAAAAACCGGTTTGATGTTTGCATCCCTCAGTTTGCTGGTCCTTGAGAACAAGCCGGTGAGATGGGATGTGGGATTTCCATTGGAATCTGTGAGTAGTGAACCATCACGCTGGCGAATAGCACTCAGGAACTGGTAAATGGTATTGTATGCATCGATCGCAATCACTTTGCCACTGAGTTCTTCGTAAGTGATAGGGTTCTTTGTGAGTAATGCTCCTATTTGTGTGCCCATGATAACCTTCCTTTTTTAGTATCCTTTTTATCCGTTGGTATTTTGTTTTCAATGGTCATTCTGGTTTATAGTGGTATGCCAAAAGGCATGATAATTGGCTTTTACTTTCAAGACTAATGTCTTATGTACTATGGAACTCAAATAATTATTATTAGTTTAAGGGGGAGTCAAATATAGCAAATAAAGATAGCAAAATGCCGGAGAATGTTCCAGGCCCATATTATGTTGATGAAAATTGCATAGCATGCCAGATATGTGCGGATGAGGCTCCGAATCACTTTAAAATGGCCGATAATAATTCGGGTGCCTACGTTTTCAAACAGCCGGAAAATGATGAGGAAAAAAAAGATTGTGAAAGGGCACTGAGTATTTGCCCGGTTGATGCAATAGGAAATGATGGCTAAAAATCTCGAATTGCACGATTAAATTGAATAACAAATGGAGTGGGGCCATGACATTAAACAGCAAGTATACCCGATGGTTTGAAGAAATAACTATAGATGACGTGCCTTCAGTCGGAGGCAAGAATGCATCCCTTGGAGAGATGTACAGGGAACTGACAGATAAGGAGATTAAAATTCCCAATGGTTTTGCGATAACTGCAGATGCCTACTGGCATGTCCTCGAGTCAGCAGGAGTGCTTGAAGAACTCAAGGCAACACTTGAGGGACTGGATATTGATGATATCACTGACCTTTCACAAAGAGGAAAGAAAGCCAGGAATATCGTGCTTGATGCAGGTATCCCCGATGACCTATGGGAAGAAATAAAGGATGCTTATGACAAACTCTGCGAGCAGTATGGAGAGGATACGGATGTGGCGGTTCGCAGTTCTGCAACAGCAGAGGACCTTCCAAATGCCTCCTTTGCAGGGCAGCAGGAAACGTATCTGAACGTGCATGGTTATCATTCTCTGAAAGATGCTTGTAACAGATGCTTTGCATCACTTTTTACTGACAGGGCAATCTCATATAGAGTGAACAACGGATTCGACCACTTCACAGTTGGCCTTTCCATAGGTGTAATGAAGATGGTACGCTCGGACCTCGCATCCAGCGGAGTGATATTCACCATCGATACAGAATCGGGTTTTGAGAATGTGGTATTCATAACCGGAGCCTACGGTCTTGGAGAGAATGTAGTACAGGGACTTGTCAATCCTGATGAGTTCTACGTTTTCAAACCTACACTGAAAGAAGGTTACAGGCCTATTATCAAGAGGAAGCGAGGGAGCAAAGATATCAAGATGATATACGGACGTGGTGATTCACGCGTGCTGACCCGTAACGTGGATGTGCCTGAAGCAGACAGGAAACGGTATTGTATCACAGATGATGAAGTGCTCCAACTGGCAAAATTCGCAATGACCATTGAGGACCACTATTCTAAAAAGAGAGGCAAGCATGTACCAATGGATGTGGAATGGGCCAAGGATGGCGAAACCGGAGAGCTGTTCATAGTACAGGCAAGGCCGGAGACGGTGCAGTCCCTAAAAAGGAAGGATGTGCTTGAGACCTATTACCTGGATAAGAGTTCGGATGTTATCGTAACCGGTAGAAGTGTCGGGTCAAAAATAGCCTCTGGCAAGGTCCATGTTATCTCGGATGTCGCACTACTTCCAGATTTCAAGGCAGGGGAGATACTTGTGGCCGATACCACTACTCCGGACTGGGAGCCTGTAATGAAGCAGGCAGCAGCCATCATAACCAATAAAGGCGGAAGGACTTGTCATGCAGCTATTGTGAGCCGTGAACTCGGCATCCCAGCTGTTGTAGGAGCAGAGGATGCCACGGAAAAACTGAGAGATGGCATGGATGTCACGGTGAATTGTGCAGAAGGGGATGCAGGCAACGTGCATGAAGGCATACTTCCATTCCACATCGAGACTGTTGACCTCAAGGAACTGGAGAAGACAAATACCGAGATCATGATGAACCTGGGCAATCCCGAGGAGGCCTTTGCGATGTCCATGATACCAAATGACGGTATAGGACTTGCAAGATTGGAATTTATCATTAACAGCTATATCAAAGTACACCCCATGGCGCTTATTCACCCTGAGAAGGTGAAAGATCCGGAAGTACTGGAAGAGATCGACAAACTCACAGGCCGGTACGAGAATAAAGCAGACTTTTTCGTGGAGAAACTCGCACAGGGTGTTGCAACCATTACAGCCGCATTCCACCCGAAGCCCGTGGTGGTGCGTATGAGCGATTTCAAATCCAACGAATATGCAAGCCTTGTAGGCGGAGAGTACTTTGAAATTGAAGAGAGCAACCCAATGCTGGGTTTCAGAGGAGCATCCCGTTACTATGATGAGCGTTACAGGGAAGGCTTCGCTCTTGAGTGTAAAGCCATGAAAAAAGTGAGAGATGAAATGGGCCTGACCAATCTCATACTTATGATCCCATTCTGCCGTCGCATTGAAGAAGCCAAAAAGGTCATTGAGGAAATGAAGAAGAATGAACTTGTAAGAGGAGAAAACGGACTTAAGGTCTACATGATGACCGAAATTCCCAGCAATGTCCTGTTGATAGACGAGTTCAGCAAGCACTTCGATGGCTTCTCCATCGGCTCCAACGACCTGACACAACTAACTCTCGGCGTGGACAGGGATTCCGAGATACTTGCAACTTCCTTTGACGAACGCGACGAAGCCGTGAAGAGAATGGTCTCAATGGCAATCCAGGGAGCTAAAAGAAACAACAAACACAGCGGCCTCTGCGGCCAGGCCCCCAGCGATTTCCCCGAGTTCGCAGAGTTTCTGGTGAAGGAGGGAATTGATTCAATATCATTGAACCCTGATTCAGTGATGAAGATCGCACTGAAGGTGTTGCAGGTGGAGAAGAGGATGGGGAGGTGAAAGGAGGGTTTAATATTTTGTAACTATTCAGCCTGACTGTTTTAATGATGCAAAAAACAATATACTATGGCTTCATTCTATGTGTTAAAAAATATTCAGTAAAATATCATAAAAAACGTCTATCAATCTGAGGGGATTTGTATAGACCGCGAAGAAATACTTGCAGTTTATGAAGCTGGTCCAGAAGCAGTAGTAGAACTTGTAACTCGATTACTTGGGATAATTGAACATCAATCTCTCCAAATTGCACAACTTGAAGAGCGTGTCAGGCATTTGGAAGAAATGCTTGAAAAGAATAGTCGCAACAGTAGCAAACCACCTTCTACTGATTCTTATGCACGGAATAAACCAACCCTTAAAAGTCAAAGAAAAAAGACCAATAAGCATGTAGGTGGTCAAAACGGTCATCCTGGTACTACATTAAGAATAAATGATGATCCGGATGAAGTTATTGTTCATCCTGTTAATCAATGCGTCAATTGTGGGAGATCGTTAGCTTCTGTTCCCTCTGACTATGAAAGAAGACAGGTCTTTGACATTCCTCCTATAACTATCAATTGCATTGAACATCGTTGCGAGATTAAAACATGTCCCAAATGTTCTCATGTAAACAAAGCTCTTTTTCCAGATGGTGTAACTCAGCCGACTCAATACGGTCATCGAGTTAAGTCATTTGCAGTTTATTTGCACACTTACCAATTACTTCCTTATCAGCGTGTTACCAAGTTGTTCTCTGATATTTTGGGATGCAAGATAAGTCCTGCTACTTTGGTGAACACGGAACGTAGTTGTTTTGAGAAGCTTGGAGCTTTTGAAAATACAGTGAAACATCTCCTGAAAGAATCTCCTGTCATCAATCTGGATGAAACAGGAATGAGAATAAATGCAGTTCGTAATTGGCTTCATGTGGCAGGTACAGACAAACTGACCTATTATTTTGCACATCGCAAAAGGGGCTCAGAAGCAATGGATGCTATGGGCATATTACCAGGTTACACTGGTGTTGCAACACATGATTTTTGGAAACCGTACAACAAATATGAATGTCAACATTCATTATGTAATGCACATTTATTACGAGAGTTAACTGGAGCTTCCGAAAACAGGGATCAACAGTGGCCAAAGATAATGAGTGATCTCTTGATATGCATTAAACATCATGTTGATAATGATCTTTTAGATACTGAGCTAATTCAAAGGTTCAGTGAGGATTATGATCACATAACTTGTTTAGGAGTGAATGAAAATCCTCCTGATCCGGAATCAAATGTGCGGTCTAAAAAACGAGGACGTAAGAAGCAGACCACGGTAAAGAATTTGCTGGATAGGTTTATTGGCCATAAAGAGGATATCTTGCGATTTATGTACGACCAAAACGTTCCGTTTGATAACAATCAGGCTGAAAGAGAGATCAGAATGACGAAAGTACAGCAGAAGATATCAGGTACTTTCCGCAGTGAACAGGGTGCAAAAAATTTCTGCCGTATAAGAGGATACGTGTCTACTGTTAATAAGAATTCTGAATCTGTTATCGATGCAATTAGTGCAATATTTTATGGCAATTCATTTGTTCCAAAGTTGCAGAATTGATCGTGGATGAAGAAATCAGCTTGGTGGAAGTGAGCTAGGCTGAATAGTTACAAAAACGATTTACTAAATACTGAAACTTTTAAACATATTAGAACATGGCTTCAACTTCCATTTCATTCTAAAGAACAAGGCGAGGATATTCATCTCAAGGGTGAGCTAGAGAAATATTCTAAACCCCAGCCAGGATCACACCGTATAAGAGGAGTGGCAGGGAGTGGAAAAACATTAGTAGTTGCATGCAGAGCAGCTAGATTGGCAGAACTAGATAAAGAGAATAAAATCCTTATTGTTTCGTATAACAAAACATTAGTGCATTATATAAAGGACATGATTAAAAGAACGCCTTTTGAGTTTTATACTACACAGATTGTTTGTACTCATTTCCATGGATTGTGCAAAGACTTATTGAATGAGTTGGAATATCCTAAGCCGAAATTTTTTTTTCTTAAGTGCGTTGTTCCAGCTATAGAATATGCCCTTAAAAATGCATCACATACTGGCCTTAGTACAGATGAATTAAAATATGATGCAATCTTGATTGATAAAGCTCAAGACTTCAAAGCTGAATGGATTGATTTATTGAGGAAATTCCAGAAAGGAAGAAAAGAGTTTTTGATAGTTTGTGACGAAGCACAGAATATCTATGAGCGTAATATAAAGTGGACCGACAATATAGGGATAAAAAAAGGTTTTGCTGGCCCATGGGGCAAACTACCCAATTGCATCCGTCTTCCTAGGTTGATAGCCGAAGAAGTTAACAGATTTTTAACTATGTATTTACCGAATGTAAAATTGCACCCCATACCTACACAAACCAAATTGTCTGAATTTAACCATATATTAAGATGGATATCTTGTGAAAGTGATGATGAAGCAAAAAATCAAATTGAAGCTGCATATAATTACTTATATAGTGAAATTGGCCAACACCCAACAGATATTGTTACGCTTTTCCAATGTAGTGATATGGGTGAAGAAATGGTCAAAAGATTCGAAAATAAAAACATTTACGTAAACCATGATTTTGATGATATACATAAGGAATCCTTTTGGATGGGAGATGCTCGAACTAAAATGAGCACAATCCATAGTTTCAAAGGGTTTGAACTTAAAAATGTCATAGTTGTTATTGAATTTGATAACCCGTATCTCATATATACAGCGATATCAAGAAGTCAGGAAAATTTAATTGTTATAAATCGCGTTCCTAAATATGATGAATATGGAAAAGAATGGCAAAATACAAAATCATTTCATGTACCAAATTAACTTTTATGGCGTAAAGTAGTAGATTTAAATCAACACTCTCCCCACATTTCTACTCTTTCCCTGACATGTGCATTCAAGCTAAATGGCTTATCCGCTTCAGCATTCTTTTTCATGTAATGTAGAGTGCCTTTAGAGAAACCCATCTTCTTCCATTCAGAGTATGGAATACTTAGAATCTTCTGCCTGATTTCGTCTGAATCCTGCCTTTCAACAGCATAAGCAGGCTTACTGAAATCAAGATTCTTCCTTTTACCAACAAGATACTGAGCAAGCTCCCTAGTCTTCAATAACAGAGCATAACTCCACATAACAGATTGTTTCTTGTAAGCTACCTTCTTATTCATCCAGTTGTTGAACTCCTCAGTCACCTTCTTAGCTCCCGATGGTTTGAGCCTCAATGAATAGCTCTCAGTCCTGATAAAGTCCTTGTTCTCCATTTTTCTCGACTCAATCAAGCTAATAACTGCAAAATCAACAAGGAATCTGAAAGGCTCTTGGAGATCATAGACTAAGCTGTTCTTACCTGTTGCCATTTCATGCAAAAAGCCTACATGTACATCCATACCAACTGCATTAATGGTTCTCATGCACTCAGCTTCAAGAAGAGAATAAACGTAATTGAGCATAACATTGGTCTTATCCCCTGCTCCCACCGGTCTTCTATATCCCAGAGAAAAAGAGTGGGGTTGTAATTATCTCTTAAAAAATATCACTCACCTAAAAAAGGTATATACACCTGTTTACCATTAATTCAAAGTAAATCTTTGGCTATAAAGTATCAAACTGATAAGTTCAATAAGATTGCTAATCTGAATTATTGAAACTATCTTTTGCCATTGGAAATTGCTACTGGATTAAGTATATATGTATTTGGCATCAAATATTCTGTTGAGATAGTTTTATTTTCTGTTAGAGTAACTATTCAGCCTGATAAAAACGCTATCAATAACAATCTTGACAAAAAGTTGAAACGTAAATTTCATTAGGATCATTTATTTTGATTGTTGCTATTGATTGCTTTTTTGATTGTTAGATTGTTAGTGAGCAGACATCTCTATTTCGATGAAATCAGTACCAATAGGCAAATCGTGCCAGGCTGAATAGTTACCTGTTAGAATACCTGTGATGGAAAAAGGGAGGAGAAAATGAACTTAAAACAAGAAATACAAGAACGTGCTTTCCAAGAAGGTTTCCAACTTTTTGGTGTTTCAGATTTAGAAAAACTGGAAAAGGTTGATTTCCCAGATGATAGAGGAATGATGCGGCCATCTGAAGTAATGCCTGAAGCTAAATCTGCATTTGTAATGGGTTTAGTTCTCTGGGACGAAGGTTTGAATGCTGCAATAGCATCTGTAAGTACGGGCGATTTCTCTGGAGGGGAAGCTGACTATTACAATTTGTACTATGAAGTAACCGAAACTCGTGCATGGCGCTTGATTTCTTGGTTAAATGAAAAGGGATACAAAGCACTTCCATCTCATGCAGTTCATGAAAAGGTTGCTGCATATCTTGCAGGATTAGGATTTATAGGGCATAATACTCAGGTTATAACTCCTGAATATGGACCCAGAGTCAGATGGGTGACAGTATTGACAGATGCGGAACTTGAGCCAGATGAGCCTTTTGACCGGGATCTGTGTGCAGAACAACCTCTATGTCAGAAACAGTCTCTGTGTGTTAAAAGTTGTCCATATCAAGCGATTATTCCCGGCCCTTCCCAAGGAGTAGAACCCGGAAAGAAAGTTCTTTATGATAAATGTGTAGTTTCCCATGAATTTGACAAAGACGTTTCTCCTCAAAATGAGAAACACATACGTCGTATAACAGAAAGGGGATTCATGGAATGTACAATATGTAATCTGGTATGTCCCTACGGAAAACCAGTGGAAGAACGCATAATTCCTGGTAAAAGAGGCCTTGATTGAAGAGGAAGTACTATTTCTTTTATTTTTTTTAACGTTCTATTTGACAAAACACATTTTTTTCATAAATCCGCTTTCCACATTTCCAGTCTCTCACTCACATGAGCATTCAGGCTAAATGGCTCCTCAACTTCAGGCATTCTTCTTCATATAATGCAAAGTACCCTTAGAGGATCCCATATGCTTCCATTCAATATAACCAATAGCAAGAATCTTTGTAACTATTTAGCCTACCACAATTAGCCTATTGATACTGATTTAATCAAAACGGAGATGTTTGCTCACTAACAACCTAAGAATCAAAAAAGCAATCAATGGCAACAATCAAAATTAATGATCCTAATAAAATGTAGGTCTCAACTTTTTGTCAAGATTGCTATTGATAGTGTTTTTATCAGGCTGAATAGTTACGAATCTTTTTCCTCAACAGGTCAGTATCATCTCTTTTCCCAACGTAAGAAGGTTTACTGAACTCAATCGTCTTCCTCTTACCGACTAGATATTGAGCTAATTCCCTAGCCTTTAACAAAAGAACAGTTACCCAAATAGTATTTTTCCTCCTGTACTCGACTTTAGCATTCATTCTTGAGTTAAACTCTTCAGTAACCTTCTTAGCTCCTGATGGTTTTAACCTGAGTGAATAGCTCTCAGTCCTAATGAAACCCTTACCATCCATTTTACCCAATTCAAGCAACTTGATTGTAACTAAATAAACAAGAATTGCCTACTAAGATGATTTAGAAAAATTCATATAGAACTCCATTGACCTTTTTATTATGTCTGAAAAAAGAATGTTAAGTGATTTACCTTTTTTTGAAACTATTCAGGAGATACTTTCACACTATTCTTATCCACCTACATGTCCTGCACTTTGCTGCAAAATAGCAGATATAAATCTGGATGAAAATGATCTGGATCTATTAATGCAGGCACCAAACTATAAGGCTGATGTGATTGAAGCCTGCAGTGAAGAAGGAGAATATCCGTACAAAATACAACCTCCTTGCCCTTTTTTGGACTCTAACATGTGCAGCGTATATGAATGGAGACCAACAATATGTCGAATGTTTCCGTTTAACATCTGCAATGTTCCAGATGTATTGCTTCTCTTTCCAGGTGATATGGGGGCAAATATATTCAAAGACTATGTCGAATATTCAGAGAATATACTAAAGCAACCTATTCCTGCAAAAACAATCGATGAATTCGAACAATCACATCGTTCTTTTGAGAGCAAGCTTGAACAGGGTTTGCCCATTCCCATGTTAACTATTAAAATTAAGACTCTGGCACCTTTTAAGGAATATCTAAGATCAAAATATGCTTAGTGTTGCTCAAACTGTAACATTGTATATCCTATTTTTTTGTCTCTGTAGAAATCCTCGGTGTTCAGGCGAAAATGAAGCTAATGATTATTCACACTGTACTGTCTGATATTTAAAAAAATTCGACTTTTCGTGATTGAGTATTAATTTTTTGTAACTATTCAGCCTGGCACGATTTGCCTATTGGTACTGATTTCATCGAAATAGAGATGTCTGCTCACTAACAATCTAACAATCAAAAAAGCAATCAATAGCAACAATCAAAATAAATGATCCTAATGAAATTTACGTTTCAACTTTTTGTCAAGATTGTTATTGATAGCGTTTTTATCAGGCTGAATAGTTACAATTTTTTTTCGTTTTTTACAGAACAAAACAACCATTTTTTATTAAAACCAGTAAATGCCGTCTACTACAGGGGGTCCTGTTAACAAAAAAAAGGGGTGAGGGGGTTCGGGGGAGAGGGGAAAAGCTTATGGTTATTTCAATAACTTCTGGATTGACTAAGTCCAAAACATTTATAGAGGAATTTAATTCACAAATGCGAGGTATAAACTTAATAATAAAGCCATTGCTGCTTTTGGTAATAAAAACAGTCTTATCGTCTTTATCTATCGTAAGAAAGGATTAGTTCTATCAAAACTTCGAACAACGTTCTCTCCTAACCTACAAACTCACAACAGATACCCATTTATATCCCAGCAATAGAGTTTACTGCACTATTATGGAGGTTAGTCTATGGCAACAAGATACATTAAAAAAGTTGGTGTGCTTTCACTAGGAAAGATCCTGGCAGTGCTTTACGCAATAATGGGCCTTATATTAGGAGCTTTCATGACCCTTGCTTCCCTGACAATAGGAGCCATGTCGTACCATGCTGGAATGGGAGGGATGTTTTTCGGGGCAGGGGCGATTATAATATTACCCATTTTCTATGGAATTCTCGGTTTCATTACCGGTATAATCACGGCATTGATATTCAACGTGGCAACCGGATTTATAGGCGGTCTGGAAATAGAAGTTGAATAAACAAGCTTGGTAGAAATATTCAATTAGCAATCAAGGCTCGACCCAGACCTCAAGCACCCTGTCCTTGATCTCATAATCCTTAACAGTAGTTATCTTCATGTCCTTCGGATTCTCGACCCAGCCCAGATCATACTCTTTCTTGTCCATTCCGCCGCAGCATATCTTCCTTGTGATGGTAAGATTTAGCTTTACACTGTCAATATCTTCCTCGTTGATCTCGTCAGCGACATCCTGATATCTTTTTTGTATAAGAATCGTGAAAATTCCCCATGAATATAATTTCGTTTGTGGAGATAATCATTTCCATTCCACCTCCCAAGAGTCGGAGACCAACAAGAGCAGCTCACATGAGCAACTTGGCCAGTATCGGAGCAAGGAACACAGTAACGAAACCTGCAATACCTATCGCCAGACCGCTCATGGCTCCCTCGGTCTCTCCCAACTCAACGGCTTTGGTCGTGCCAAGTGCGTGGGATGATGTTCCAATTGCAATTCCTACAGCCACCTTGTTTTCTATCCTGAACAATTTGCAGATCATAGGAACCAGCAACACACCGGCTATGCCCGTAAAGACTATGGCTGCCACAGTTATAGATGGCAGACCTCCAAGCTGGCTGGATACCTCTATTCCAATGGGGGTTGTGACTGATTTTGGTAGCATTGAAATACTTACAAGCTCATCAAGGCCGAACATCTTGCACATGACAATAATGCTTACGATACCTGCGGCAGAACCTATACTGATACCAGCAAGAATGGGAACAATATTATCTTTCAGCAGGCTAATCTTCTTGTACAGGGGTACAGCCAGGATAACGGTAGCCGGACCCAGGAAGAATGATATGAACTGCCCGCCCCTGTTGTAGTCTTCAAAACTGATATGAAAGCTCAAAAGGAGAGCTATGATCATTAACATACTCAGTACAAGCGGGTTCATGAGGGGTGAACCTGTTTTTTTGTAGAGCAGGCCACCTGCGTAGAATGTCAGTAGGGATATTCCTATGCCAAATACAGGAGACTCAATAAACAGAGAAATAAGCTCACTCATCGGACTGTCTCCTATTCATTAGTATCTGTATTGTTGTACCAGTTACAACTGCAATAATAAAGGTCGAAACCACGGATATGAACATCAGAGCAATCCATTTTCCTTCAAGTATCGAGAAGCAGGTAATCAAACCCACGGCTGCCGGAATGAAGAAAAATGAGAGATGTTTTAGCATGAAATTGCTTACATCCTCTATCATGGACAGTTTGATGATACCTGTCAAAAGAAATAATAACAACAGCATCATTCCCAGAACATTTCCCGGAATGTGCAGATTAAAGTAATTATGTAAGAGGTCACCCATAAAACATATAGCCAGAATTATGGCGAACTGAATAAGATGCTTCATTTTGATATCACTTTCGTTTTTTATGAGGAGATAAATAATACGTTATACAAAACAAGCGTAACCCATCCCACTCTCAGGCTTGTTAAACCCTTCAAATATCAAAAAATAAAATAATAGGAGGTGATGCGATTACTGGCGACTTCTGGACTGACCAGAACTTCGGCTAGCAGAGTGATTCCTGGTGCCTGTTTTGGTACCCTTTTTGACACCTGTATTACTACTACTCTTATTGCCAGCATTACTGCTAACTTTGTTTACACTCTTATCCTGGCTTTTTTTAGCACCTGAGTGCGCAGGCTTATTTTTATGGCCTTTACTCTCATTCTTCTTGCCTCTGCCTGTACCCCTTGATTTAGAACTTCCTCTTGGGTTTTTCTGTCCCCGTTGTTGCCTTGGAGCTGGCTTTGCTGCATCACCAGTGGCAGTTCTAGCCTTTTCTGAATGATACTCGTGTTCAGCAACCTCGATTTTTGTTCTGGTGAGCTTTTCGATCCCACGGAGGAAATCACGCTCATCTGCAGCACAGAAAGAATATGCTGTTCCCTGGGCACCTGCCCTTGCAGTACGGCCTATGCGGTGTACGTAGCTTTCAGAGAGATTTGGCAGGTCATAATTTATGACGTGGGATATATCTGGAATATCAATTCCACGAGCTGCAATATCTGTTGCAACAAGCACGCGAAGTTTCCCTGACCTGAAATCATGGAGTGCCTTTGTACGATGGGTCTGGGACTTGTTACCATGAATAGCATCGGTAGGAATCCTATTCTTGTTAAGCGTCTGAGCAACTTTGTTTGCACGGTGCTTTGTACGTGTGAACACAAGAACACACTCCAGATGTTTGCCCCTCAGAAGTTGTAAAAGCAATTCATTCTTATCATCTGAATCAACGAAAAATACATACTGATCTATAAGCTCCACTGTTGTTGCCTGTGGAGTTACCTCTACTGTAACAGGATTTGTAAGTAATTTCCTGGCAAGTTTGGATACATCAGGGGACATGGTGGCTGAATAGAAAAGTGATTGACGTTTGTTTGGCAGCAGATCAACGACCTTGTATACATCGTTAATAAAGCCCATGTCAAGCATCCTGTCAGCTTCATCAAGGACAAAATACTCCACACCTGAGAGTCTCACATGCCCCTGGTCCATAAGGTCAAGCAATCTGCCCGGAGTCGCTACAAGGATGTCTACGCCCTTTGAGAGGGCCCTGACCTGAGGACTCTGGCCAACGCCGCCAAATATGACCGTATGCTTGAATCGTGTGAACTGGCC
Encoded proteins:
- a CDS encoding 4Fe-4S double cluster binding domain-containing protein translates to MNLKQEIQERAFQEGFQLFGVSDLEKLEKVDFPDDRGMMRPSEVMPEAKSAFVMGLVLWDEGLNAAIASVSTGDFSGGEADYYNLYYEVTETRAWRLISWLNEKGYKALPSHAVHEKVAAYLAGLGFIGHNTQVITPEYGPRVRWVTVLTDAELEPDEPFDRDLCAEQPLCQKQSLCVKSCPYQAIIPGPSQGVEPGKKVLYDKCVVSHEFDKDVSPQNEKHIRRITERGFMECTICNLVCPYGKPVEERIIPGKRGLD
- a CDS encoding YkgJ family cysteine cluster protein; translation: MLSDLPFFETIQEILSHYSYPPTCPALCCKIADINLDENDLDLLMQAPNYKADVIEACSEEGEYPYKIQPPCPFLDSNMCSVYEWRPTICRMFPFNICNVPDVLLLFPGDMGANIFKDYVEYSENILKQPIPAKTIDEFEQSHRSFESKLEQGLPIPMLTIKIKTLAPFKEYLRSKYA
- a CDS encoding LrgB family protein; this translates as MSELISLFIESPVFGIGISLLTFYAGGLLYKKTGSPLMNPLVLSMLMIIALLLSFHISFEDYNRGGQFISFFLGPATVILAVPLYKKISLLKDNIVPILAGISIGSAAGIVSIIVMCKMFGLDELVSISMLPKSVTTPIGIEVSSQLGGLPSITVAAIVFTGIAGVLLVPMICKLFRIENKVAVGIAIGTSSHALGTTKAVELGETEGAMSGLAIGIAGFVTVFLAPILAKLLM
- a CDS encoding CidA/LrgA family protein; this encodes MKHLIQFAIILAICFMGDLLHNYFNLHIPGNVLGMMLLLLFLLTGIIKLSMIEDVSNFMLKHLSFFFIPAAVGLITCFSILEGKWIALMFISVVSTFIIAVVTGTTIQILMNRRQSDE
- a CDS encoding DEAD/DEAH box helicase, translating into MSFDNLNLIHPLKRALSEKGYTTPTPIQKLSIPHLLNGKDMIGIAQTGTGKTAAFSLPILQNMSASYKSPRPGKPRVLVLAPTRELAAQIGDSFATYGQFTRFKHTVIFGGVGQSPQVRALSKGVDILVATPGRLLDLMDQGHVRLSGVEYFVLDEADRMLDMGFINDVYKVVDLLPNKRQSLFYSATMSPDVSKLARKLLTNPVTVEVTPQATTVELIDQYVFFVDSDDKNELLLQLLRGKHLECVLVFTRTKHRANKVAQTLNKNRIPTDAIHGNKSQTHRTKALHDFRSGKLRVLVATDIAARGIDIPDISHVINYDLPNLSESYVHRIGRTARAGAQGTAYSFCAADERDFLRGIEKLTRTKIEVAEHEYHSEKARTATGDAAKPAPRQQRGQKNPRGSSKSRGTGRGKKNESKGHKNKPAHSGAKKSQDKSVNKVSSNAGNKSSSNTGVKKGTKTGTRNHSASRSSGQSRSRQ